AGAATATGGGCGCCAGCTGCGGCTTGATATTCCACTTGCCTTTGTTGCTGTTATCGGCCAGGGCTTTTTCGCTGTCTTTTTTCGCGTTGAGTTTTTCCTGAAGCAGTTTTTCAAGCTCATTTTCAGGCACCTGTACCGCTGTGGTGTCAACAGGTGCATTGGCTATTGCCCCTTCTGTCGGAATGTCTTTTTTAATGATGCCGGTTTCCTGGCCTGCTTTATTTTGTACTGAAGCGTTCTGCGATGCCGCTTGTTTGGCAGGGTTTTTTTCGCTTCCCGCTGCTATCGCATTTTCATTGCTTCCCGATTTTTCCGGAAGGCCCTGTACTGCATTATTATTTCTATTACTTCTGTTAGTTTTGTTTTTTCCGGGTTTGTTTTTTTGCGCTGAAGAACTTTGGGCAACGGCTTCGTTAGCAAGTCCACCTTCTGCCTGCCTGATATTTTTACTTGTGTGTGTGCGATTGTTGCGCTTGTTCCCGGCTGCACCAGATTTATCATCATGGGCTACAGCATTGTTTGTTTTGCCAAAAGCGGTATTGTTTTCAGGCCCTTCAGCAGAAGTATTTTCAGTTTTCGTACCAATGCCATTTGTAGTGCCGCCCTTATTGCCGGAAGCATTCTCTCCGGAAGCCACGGCAGTATTTAGATCATTGTTGTCTTTTTGGCTTTTCCCAATAATGGTTTCGTGGTTCTGTACCGGGTTGTCGGTAGGATAAATGCGCCTGTTGCCATTTTTATCTATAACAACCGGATTCTCATTGGTATTTGTGCCGCTATAATAGGGAGACATGAAGAATGTCCCTGCTACTAAAACCGCAGCCACGCCCGAAAGCCTTATCCACAGTGGGATAACCCTTCGTTTTTTCTTTTCCCGGAGCACTTCCTCAATGTTTTCCCAAACAAATTCTGGAGGCGCTACTTCAAAGTCCTTGAACTTTTCCCGGAATAGCCTGTCTATGTTCTTTTGTTCATTCATTTTGCTGAAGGTAAACTATTTCCCTGCTGCGTTTCAATTTTTTCCTTTAATATCATCCTTGCCCGTGCAAGGTTCGATTTCGATGTGCCGTCGCTAATGCCCAGCATCTCCCCAATTTCTTTGTGCGAGTAGCCGTCTATCACATACAGGTTAAAAACCATCCGGTACCTGTCGGGGAGCGCCTGTATGATGGAGACCAGGAACTCCATACTCACTGAGTCGTCTTCAATTTCTACATCGGGCTCATCGGGAATGTTCTCACTAACGATATCAAAAATACCTTCTGTACGGTACCGTTGCAATACGTTATTCACCATCACCCTTTTGGCCCAGCCTTCAAAAGACCCTTTGAACTGGTACTGGCCTATTTTTTTAAATATAAGCAGGAAACCATCCTGGAGGTTGTCCTGAGCATCCTCATAATTGCGCGAGTACTTCAGGCACACCGCAAACAGCTTTGGGGCAAATAGCCTGTATAACTGTTCCTGTGCCTTTATGCTGTCCTTCTGACAATTCTGTATGAGTTGCTCTAACCCCAATGAGTTCCATTTATTTTGTTTATTGATGTACCGGTACTTCCATTTCAAGAAATTGCTGGTTACCGTCTGCGTCGTCTCCCTGGTAAAATTTAAACCGGTAGCTGGTGCCTGCATAGGTAGATGAACACGTAAAATCAAATGATGACTCATCCGGCTCCAGCCCATCCAAAGGCGTGCATTGTGCATCTTCTATAACAAGGGTTTGTACAGCTATAATCTCTGCAGAAGTATCATTGGGATCATGATAAAAACCATCAAAATAGTAGCAGTCATTCGGCCTTTTGTATTTAACTTTGATCTCATACGTTTGTCCGAAGACCATTTCTTCAGGCATTTCTACGCTTACAACCGGAACAAATGCCACATGGAATTTAAGGGTGTCAGGCTCATCGGTACAGGCTATTGCCGCACCCAGAACGGCAAATAATAGTAGCAGCTTTTTCATAAATCGTTTCTAAATATAATTTCCACTTATGTTCGTTAGATGCACGAAACCCCGAAAGGTTGCGTGTTTAAACAAAAAAAACCCGAAATATTCGGGTTTTAAATTTACGATGCATTTTCTTTGATTACATCTTTTATTTTAAGTTCCAGCTCGTCGGCCAGTTCGGGGTTGTCTTTGATGAGCGCTTTCACGGCATCACGTCCCTGCCCGAGCTTGGTATCGCCGTAGCTGAACCACGATCCTGATTTCTTGATGATCTCGAATTCTACTGCCAGGTCGAGTATTTCTCCGGTTTTCGAAACCCCTTCGCCATACATGATGTCGAACTCAGCGGTCTTGAACGGTGGTGCTACTTTGTTCTTTACGATCTTCACTTTGGTGCGGTTACCTATTACATTCTCACCATCCTTGATCTGGGCGGCACGGCGGATATCGATACGTACCGAAGCATAGAACTTCAGCGCGTTACCACCCGTTGTTGTTTCCGGGTTACCGAACATCACACCGATCTTTTCACGAAGCTGGTTGATGAAGAACACCGTACAGTTGGTCTTGCTTATAGTAGCAGTTAATTTTCTTAGTGCCTGGCTCATAAGGCGTGCATGAAGGCCCATTTTAGAGTCGCCCATTTCGCCTTCGATCTCGCTCTTTGGCGTAAGTGCCGCAACCGAGTCGATAACCACGATATCTATTGCTCCCGAACGGATAAGGTTCTCGGCGATCTCTAACGCCTGCTCACCGTTATCCGGCTGTGATATGATAAGGTTCTCTACATCCACATTCAGCTTTTCGGCATAGCTGCGGTCAAAAGCATGCTCCGCATCGATGAAAGCTGCGATACCACCTGCCTTTTGCGCTTCGGCAATGGCATGCAATGTCAGGGTGGTTTTACCCGATGATTCCGGCCCGTAGATCTCTATGATTCTGCCGCGCGGGTAGCCATTTACCCCAAGGGCAAGGTCAACCCCCAATGATCCCGAAGGTATCGATTCTACTTCCTCAACGGCACGGTCACCCAATTTCATCACGGTGCCTTTACCGTAGGCTTTATCCAGTTTATCTAATGTTAGCTGTAAGGCTTTTAATTTTGCTTCTTTTTCTCCGCTCATGTTATATAGTATATGAATGTAAAAGTAACATTTTATTTGATGAGACAAATATAAGAATATTTTCTAATAAATAAATTTATTTTGAAGAAAATATTTTTGTAGGTTTGATTCTACTTTTTATATAACTTATTTGCAATACACTGTGAGAAAGACTTTTTGGGTTTTGATGATATCTGTATCTTATTGTTCCGGTCAAGTATCGGGTGATTACTCTATTTTTTCTAAAGAATATAGTAAAGAAATAGCATTATTTGACGCGAAGGAATTTCTTTTTAGGGAGGTGTTGAAGACTTCTGATAAACCATTGAAGTTTGAAGTTGATCCTTTGGCTGCTGCTTCATCGGGAGAATTAACCACACTTAGTTATAAGTGTGAAGAAAGAGAAAAAGAAGGTCTGGTACTTGGATTTTATGGGACGTATTGGAATGAACACGGTGTTATACACACAGGTTTTGGTTTTAAACATCTTGATAGAGAAAAGGCGACCGAGTTTCTTGACAAAATTCAGCAAATCATTGATAGTGAACAAAAGTATTTACACGATGGTACAGGAACCAACAATATTGTCTTCACATATGATGACATAGACATACTGATTACCTACGATGTAGTAACCAAAATAAGATTATTCTGGAAAAATTTTGATTCAACATGGGAAAGAACAGCTTTCGAAAGATCACACAGAAGATTTGAAAGAAAAAAAACTAAATAGGTTATTATTGCTAAATAAAAGGAAGCAAGCATCAATCATATTGATTTTAATATCAATAGGAATGTTATACAATATTTGGTACGATAGGAAGATCGATGCATTTGAATTCTTTTCTAGCATAATTTTATCTGGCTGTTTCATATATTGTATACCATATTTAAATTCAAAAGAATCTCTAATTGATAAAGAAAGTTCATATTCAGAAATATTTAATTTTATTTCAAAGGATGTGTTTAAAAACAGTGTTTTAATCAGTAGTATACTCTTAGCAGTTTATATAATAATGGGAATTTATATTAACATTATCGGTGAAAAAAACTCCCCTAAGATTCCCAAATTGTTATTATGTTCTTTAATTTACGCAATATTATTTAGAGCCCAGTATAATAATGGTTTTAAGAAATAGGCCTATAAACTATAATGAATGCTATTACTCTATCGAAAGTATGAAACACTAATTAAGATGGAGCAAGATGATATTGCTTTTGCAGGCTCATTCTGATGAAGACCTTAGAGCATCAGACCCCCGACTAGCTTAAATAGCCCTTGCACAATTCACATTTTTCCCTACCTTTGCCCCGGTTTCACCAATTGAAACCTTTACATAACTTTCTCACTTAAAATTGTATAGCATGCAACTGTTCAACACTTTAAGCGCGGAAGAAAGAGCCGAACTCATAGACCAGTCCGGCAAGCAGCGCCTTACGCTGTCTTTCTACGCTTACGCACACATCGAAGACCCAAAACAATTTCGCGATTCTCTATTCCTGGCCTGGGACCCGCTCGAGGTACTCGGACGTATCTATGTCGCTACCGAAGGCATCAACGCACAGCTGTCGCTTCCCGCGGATAACTTCTATGCATTCAAAGACCATTTGGACACCATACCGTTCCTCAACGGCATCCGCCTGAACGTGGCGGTGGAACAGGACGACCACTCCTTCCTGAAGCTGACCATTAAAGTCCGCAATAAAATCGTAGCCGACGGCCTTAACGATGCCACATTTGACGTAACCAATAAAGGCATACACCTTGGCGCGAAAGATTTCAACACCATGCTGGAAGACCCGAACACAATTGTGGTCGACTTCCGTAACCACTACGAGAGCGAAGTAGGCCATTTTACAGGAGCTATTACTCCCGATGTGGACACCTTCCGCGAGTCGCTGCCAATCATCGAAGAGCAGATCGCCGCGCACAAGGAAGACAAGAACCTGCTGATGTACTGCACCGGCGGCATCCGTTGCGAAAAGGCTTCGGCATTCTTTAAGCACAAAGGCTTTAAAAACGTGTACCAGCTCGAGGGCGGCATCATCGAATATACCCGCCAGGTAAAAGCTGAAGGACTGGAAAGTAAATTCATAGGCAAGAACTTCGTGTTCGACCACCGCCTGGGCGAGCGCATTACCGACGATATTGTTTCCAACTGCCACCAGTGCGGCAAGCCGTGCGACAACCATACCAACTGCGCTAACGAAGCGTGCCACCTACTGTTCATACAGTGCGATGACTGCAAAGAGATCATGCACAACACCTGCTCGGTAGAGTGCCTCGATTATATACAGCTTCCGTTGGATGAGCAGGTAAGGCGCCGCCGCGGCATCATGAACGGCAATATGATCTTCAAGAAAGGCCGTTCAACAAATATTTCCTTAAAAGAAATCGGTGAAGCAGCTGATATCGCCATAGCGCCAAAAGTAAAGCCGTCGCCAAGGCAGCGCATCAAAAAAGTGCTGGTGGGCAAAGGCGAGCATTACTACCCTAAAGCAGGCGTAGGGCAATTCTCTGTTGAGGGTGAACTGAAACTGGGCGATACCGTGCTTATTTCGGGCCCGACTACAGGCGACCATAAGCTGGTAATTGACAAAATGTTCGTAAACGGTAACGAAGCTGATACCGCATCTGCCGGCGACAGGGTAACGTTAAACCTGCCGTTCAGGATACGCCTTTCGGACAAATTGTTTAAATTGCCGGGATAATCAAACATGTATGGATAATTATAAGCTGTTAAGGTTCAACCAGTCCATAAAGAGCCACAGGGTCAAATTCCTTGGGCTATGGCTGCTTTCGGTCTTAAATAAGCGGTACTTGTCTATACAAATGGATCCTGTGCTGGCCTGTAACCTGCGCTGTAAAATGTGCTACTTTACCGATGATGATTTTGTTCGGAAGAACATGAAGGGCACGTTTAAGGAGGAAGACCTGGAACCCATAGCTGAGGCAACTTTTAAGAATGCGCTCAAGCTCCAGATAGGCTGTGGGGCTGAGCCTACTTTATTTAAGCATAACCTGCAGCTAATAGGGCTTGCCAAAAAGCACAGGGTTCCCTACATTAGCATGGTAACCAACGGTAACCTGCTGAAAGATGAGGACATTGCAGCGTTTGCCAATGCAGGGCTTAATGAAATTATCATGTCACTGCACGGCGTTTATAAAGAGTCGTATGAAGATCTTATGGACAAAGGGAACTATGAGAAATTCCATGCTGTGCTGAAGGCAATCACCGAGCAAAAAAAGCACACACCGGGGTTAAGGCTTCGGATTAATTATACTTTTAATAAAGATAATTTCCATGAGCTGGCCGACTTCTTTAACGTATACGGAAATTATGCCATCGATATTATACAACTGCGCCCAATAGACAAAATAGGGGAGACTGCCTATAATGATTTTAGCCTCAGGACCATCGAAAAAGATTTCCCGGGCATCCTCAAAGTGATGAGAGAAGAATCAGCCAAAAGGCACATTACATTACTGGCGCCCGCGTCAGTCGTCCGCAATGAGGAGGAATCGCTCAAGGTACGATCGGGCAACGACAGTTCCTACCTCAAACCCTACACCTATTTTTATATTTCACCGAAATATTCGTGGAAGGATGACTACGACTGGCGTACCGAAACTTTTGCCAGTTGGCAAAAGCGCAACAGCTGGAATATGGAATTGCTGCGAAACGTCTTCCGTTCCCGTAAAAGCCTGGAGCAGGTAAACCGTAATATGCTCAATTACTCGGTGGATATCAATTAATTTTAGGCGTGCCGCTTCCGCTGCGCTCCGCGTCGGGCCATCCGCTGTATCCCTCCTGCATCGGGGATGCCGCCCTGCCTACCGCAGGCAGGTACTGTCCCTCACGCGTACGTTTTCAATTCAGATATAGTATTGTATAACTTTAATGACTTGCTATACTATTTAATATAGTATAAATCTACCAATAATCACGTACTGTCGGCACGCTTCGCTCCCCTCTCCTTGGGAGAGGGGTCGGGGGAGAGGACTTAGGAACACATATTAACAATTTCCTGTTCATAAAAAAATACTATCTTTACCCACAAAACGTTTTACAAGTAATTAACAAGATCCGTAGCGGCCAGGCCGCGATCTATATACACACACTATGGCATGTACCAACTGTTCCACCGGGTCCAAGGACGGAACCCCGAGAGGATGTAAAAATAATGGGACCTGCGGAACCGACAGCTGCAACAAACTGACGGTTTTCGACTGGCTTTCCAACATGAGCCTGCCGGGCGGGCAGGCACCCTTTGACGCTGTTGAGGTGCGCTTCAAGAACGGGCGCAAGGAATTTTACCGCAATACCGAAAAGCTTACGTTAAGCATTGGCGACATTGTTGCAACAGAAGCTTCTCCGGGCCATGACATTGGTATCGTTACCCTGACAGGCGAATTGGTAAAGATACAAATGAAGAAAAAAGGGGAGAAGCCCTATGGCGACCTTCCCAAAATATATCGTAAAGCCAGCCAGAAGGATATCGATATCTGGAGTGCGGCCCGCGACAAGGAAGAACCCATGAAGGTAGTTGCCCGCGAGCTGGCTATCAAGCTTAAGCTCGAAATGAAAATTTCGGATATTGAGTTCCAGGGTGATGGCTCAAAGGCCACTTTCTACTACACGGCCAATGACCGGGTGGATTTCAGGCAGCTTATCAAGGATTTTGCGCGCGTTTTCAGCATCAGGATCGAGATGAAGCAGGTGGGCTTCCGCCAGGAGGCATCGCGCCTTGGAGGCATAGGGTCGTGCGGACGTGAATTGTGCTGCTCTACCTGGCTGACCGATTTCAGGAGCGTGAACACTTCTGCAGCGCGCTACCAGCAGCTGTCCCTCAACCCGCAAAAGCTGGCAGGGCAGTGCGGCAAGCTGAAATGCTGCCTTAACTACGAACTGGATACCTATCTGGATGCACTGAAAGGCCTTCCGGATATGGATACGAAACTGTATACCGAAAAAGGCGATGCCTTCTGCCAGAAGGTAGATATCTTCAAAGGGCTGATGTGGTTTGCCTATACCGATAATATGGCGCACTGGCATGTTTTAACTGCCGAGAGTGTAAAGGAAATGATAGCCATAAACAAGCAGAAGGAAAGAGTAACTTCGCTTGAGGATTATGCTGAAGAAGTTACAGCGATAGAGCCTGAAAAGACTTTCCAGAACGCCATGGGCCAGGACAGCCTTACCCGTTTTGATGCACCTAAGCGTAAGAACAGGAAAAAACCGGGTGGCGGCAAAGACAAGAATAAAGTTACCGCAAATGCCGATGGCCCAAGGGATAAAAAGCCGCAGGACAAAGCAAGGAATAACAATAAGCCAAACCGTGAGCAGGGCCAGGGCCAGAAGCCCCAAAACGCAGAGCGCCAACAGGGGCCAAAACCCGAAGGTGCAGCAAACGCAGGGCCAAACCCTAATGCCAACCGAAACAAGGATAAGAACCGCAACAGGAATAAGAACCGTAACCGCCCTCCGAGGGATAACAATAATGCAGGTAATGCAGAGAACAAAGATTAGCCTGTCGCTCCTTGGCGCGTTGATGCTCTTTTGCTCGTGCGACAGGCAACGGGTATTCGATGAGTACAAGTCGCTGGACGGCAAGTGGAATAAAGACAGTATCGTTTCCTTTGAATTTGAGCAAAAGGATACCGTGTCGAAATATAATTTATTTGTGAATATAAGGGACAACAACAGTTACCCCTATAATAACCTTTTCCTTATCGTGCAGATGCAGGAGCCGGGTACCAGGGTGGTAAAGGTAGATACGCTGGAATACCAGATGGCCAACCCTGACGGCTCGCTTTTAGGCGATGGCTTTAGCGATATAAAGGAAAGCAAGCTTTGGTACAAGGAGAAAGTTAATTTCCCTAAACCGGGTAAATATAAGGTGAGCATCCAGCAGGCTGTAAGGCAGGGCGGAAAGGTACCCGGCGTGCAGGAGCTGGAGGGCATAACAGATGTAGGTTTCAGGATTGAGTCAATTGAATAAAAATAATATGGCA
Above is a genomic segment from Flavobacterium album containing:
- a CDS encoding outer membrane beta-barrel protein, which produces MNEQKNIDRLFREKFKDFEVAPPEFVWENIEEVLREKKKRRVIPLWIRLSGVAAVLVAGTFFMSPYYSGTNTNENPVVIDKNGNRRIYPTDNPVQNHETIIGKSQKDNNDLNTAVASGENASGNKGGTTNGIGTKTENTSAEGPENNTAFGKTNNAVAHDDKSGAAGNKRNNRTHTSKNIRQAEGGLANEAVAQSSSAQKNKPGKNKTNRSNRNNNAVQGLPEKSGSNENAIAAGSEKNPAKQAASQNASVQNKAGQETGIIKKDIPTEGAIANAPVDTTAVQVPENELEKLLQEKLNAKKDSEKALADNSNKGKWNIKPQLAPIFYNSLSQGSPIGGEFAGNSKSFDNDLSYGIGIDYAVNDRLSIRSGINTVNLNYSTNDIQFSASLNDQTSNVSANARTANIVVTPRGQQPIISNPNVAFTSMSDQSFNGSMVQKTGYIEVPVEMSYALLNKKFGIDVIGGMSTLFLNENNVSVVSTQGYSTDVGQAQNLNSIHFSTNVGLGFKYRFWKSFQANFEPTFKYQVNAYSRDAGNFKPYFIGLYSGISFSF
- a CDS encoding RNA polymerase sigma factor, whose amino-acid sequence is MGLEQLIQNCQKDSIKAQEQLYRLFAPKLFAVCLKYSRNYEDAQDNLQDGFLLIFKKIGQYQFKGSFEGWAKRVMVNNVLQRYRTEGIFDIVSENIPDEPDVEIEDDSVSMEFLVSIIQALPDRYRMVFNLYVIDGYSHKEIGEMLGISDGTSKSNLARARMILKEKIETQQGNSLPSAK
- the recA gene encoding recombinase RecA; translation: MSGEKEAKLKALQLTLDKLDKAYGKGTVMKLGDRAVEEVESIPSGSLGVDLALGVNGYPRGRIIEIYGPESSGKTTLTLHAIAEAQKAGGIAAFIDAEHAFDRSYAEKLNVDVENLIISQPDNGEQALEIAENLIRSGAIDIVVIDSVAALTPKSEIEGEMGDSKMGLHARLMSQALRKLTATISKTNCTVFFINQLREKIGVMFGNPETTTGGNALKFYASVRIDIRRAAQIKDGENVIGNRTKVKIVKNKVAPPFKTAEFDIMYGEGVSKTGEILDLAVEFEIIKKSGSWFSYGDTKLGQGRDAVKALIKDNPELADELELKIKDVIKENAS
- a CDS encoding rhodanese-related sulfurtransferase; amino-acid sequence: MQLFNTLSAEERAELIDQSGKQRLTLSFYAYAHIEDPKQFRDSLFLAWDPLEVLGRIYVATEGINAQLSLPADNFYAFKDHLDTIPFLNGIRLNVAVEQDDHSFLKLTIKVRNKIVADGLNDATFDVTNKGIHLGAKDFNTMLEDPNTIVVDFRNHYESEVGHFTGAITPDVDTFRESLPIIEEQIAAHKEDKNLLMYCTGGIRCEKASAFFKHKGFKNVYQLEGGIIEYTRQVKAEGLESKFIGKNFVFDHRLGERITDDIVSNCHQCGKPCDNHTNCANEACHLLFIQCDDCKEIMHNTCSVECLDYIQLPLDEQVRRRRGIMNGNMIFKKGRSTNISLKEIGEAADIAIAPKVKPSPRQRIKKVLVGKGEHYYPKAGVGQFSVEGELKLGDTVLISGPTTGDHKLVIDKMFVNGNEADTASAGDRVTLNLPFRIRLSDKLFKLPG
- a CDS encoding radical SAM protein → MDNYKLLRFNQSIKSHRVKFLGLWLLSVLNKRYLSIQMDPVLACNLRCKMCYFTDDDFVRKNMKGTFKEEDLEPIAEATFKNALKLQIGCGAEPTLFKHNLQLIGLAKKHRVPYISMVTNGNLLKDEDIAAFANAGLNEIIMSLHGVYKESYEDLMDKGNYEKFHAVLKAITEQKKHTPGLRLRINYTFNKDNFHELADFFNVYGNYAIDIIQLRPIDKIGETAYNDFSLRTIEKDFPGILKVMREESAKRHITLLAPASVVRNEEESLKVRSGNDSSYLKPYTYFYISPKYSWKDDYDWRTETFASWQKRNSWNMELLRNVFRSRKSLEQVNRNMLNYSVDIN
- a CDS encoding PSP1 domain-containing protein, whose product is MACTNCSTGSKDGTPRGCKNNGTCGTDSCNKLTVFDWLSNMSLPGGQAPFDAVEVRFKNGRKEFYRNTEKLTLSIGDIVATEASPGHDIGIVTLTGELVKIQMKKKGEKPYGDLPKIYRKASQKDIDIWSAARDKEEPMKVVARELAIKLKLEMKISDIEFQGDGSKATFYYTANDRVDFRQLIKDFARVFSIRIEMKQVGFRQEASRLGGIGSCGRELCCSTWLTDFRSVNTSAARYQQLSLNPQKLAGQCGKLKCCLNYELDTYLDALKGLPDMDTKLYTEKGDAFCQKVDIFKGLMWFAYTDNMAHWHVLTAESVKEMIAINKQKERVTSLEDYAEEVTAIEPEKTFQNAMGQDSLTRFDAPKRKNRKKPGGGKDKNKVTANADGPRDKKPQDKARNNNKPNREQGQGQKPQNAERQQGPKPEGAANAGPNPNANRNKDKNRNRNKNRNRPPRDNNNAGNAENKD
- a CDS encoding gliding motility lipoprotein GldH, encoding MQRTKISLSLLGALMLFCSCDRQRVFDEYKSLDGKWNKDSIVSFEFEQKDTVSKYNLFVNIRDNNSYPYNNLFLIVQMQEPGTRVVKVDTLEYQMANPDGSLLGDGFSDIKESKLWYKEKVNFPKPGKYKVSIQQAVRQGGKVPGVQELEGITDVGFRIESIE